The Bremerella cremea genomic sequence TTTCGAGTCGGAACAATCGATCGCCAAATGGCTTTCTCAGCCTGAGTTGGCCGCAGAATTTCGGAACGAGCGCCGCTTGTACGACTTCCCTGGTGGAATCTCGCTGGCGCGAACGCTGCAGTTGATGAACCGTTTCAACGACGAACCACAACGTCCTGGCGCACGAAGTATCTTGCTGGAAACACGCTTGATGTCCCACGACCTTCGTAATGCGAGCATCACTGAAAAGACTGAGATGCTTAAAGCCATGGGGATCGACTTCGGCCAAGATACGCAAGCCCGCGATGCTTACCTTGCCCACATGCAGCAAAACGCAAACCTGTGGCGTGAGATGGCCAGTTTTAATCTGGGTGTCATTGCCTTAGACGAAAGAGAATACCGCTCATCCCTCGACTTCTTCGAGAAACGGACACTCGAACCCTATCCCGAATCGAAATACAAGTCGGCCGTCTTCTATGGGATTGGACGCAGCTACGAAGCATTATCGAAAGAAGAAGACGCCGATGCTTCGCTGGCCGACAAGGCAATTCAGTTCTACACCAATGACGATGACGTTCTTTCGCCGTACCGTCGTGGTAATGCCCTGCGAGCCCAGCGGCTGGCCCCTCCGGAAGATCAACCCGAAGCCACGTCGGAATCCGAAACTCCGCAGCCGCAACCCAACGCGGCGGAAAACAATCCACCAGAAACCACCGAGCCAAGCCAAGAGGCAACCGAAACGTCTGCCGATTCCGCCGACAACTCACCCAGCTAGGCGGCTCTTACCAGGCGAACTTGCGACCGGTGATTCGCTCGAACGCTTCGATATACTTGCCGCGTGTTTTTTGGACGATTTCATCCGGCAACATCGGCGGCTCGCTGTTCTTATCCCATCCGCTTTGCTCAAGCCAATCGCGGACGAACTGCTTGTCGAACGACGGAGGACTTATCCCTTCGGCGTACTGATCTTGAGGCCAAAACCGAGAACTATCAGGCGTCAGCACTTCGTCGATCAGAATCACTTCGCCGTCGACCACGCCCCACTCGAACTTGGTATCGGCAATGATGATGCCATGTTGTAGGGCTCGCTCAGCCCCGGCTTGGTACACGGCCAAGCTGCGTTCTCGCAAAAGGTCGGCCATTTCCTGCCCCACGATTTCCACCATGCGGGCAAACGGAATATTCTCGTCGTGCCCGGATTCTGCCTTGGTGGCTGGCGTGAAGATTGGCTCTGGTAAGCGTGATGCCTGATTCAGTCCTGCCGGCAGCTTAATTCCACAGACCGTTTGGCTTTGCTGATACTCTTTCCAGCCAGAGCCCGCCAGATAACCCCGGACCACGCATTCAATCGGCACCACTTCCGTCTTACGGGCCAAGGTCGAACGTCCCTCAAGCTGAGACAGATCGACGTCGCCGTTCAGCTTCATCTGGGCCACATCCGTGGTGATCAGGTGATTTGGCACATCTAGCGTCTCGAACCAAAACTGGCTCATCTGCGTTAGAACGCGCCCTTTATCCGGAATTTGCGATGGCAAAATATAGTCGAAAGCACTGATGCGGTCGGAAGCCACCAACAAGACCTGGCTGCCCAAGTCGTACACATCGCGAACTTTGCCCTGCCGGACCGGGTAATTTAGCCCCATGCTTTTACTAA encodes the following:
- a CDS encoding phosphoribosylaminoimidazolesuccinocarboxamide synthase, which codes for MFIFRQFAISQVSKSMGLNYPVRQGKVRDVYDLGSQVLLVASDRISAFDYILPSQIPDKGRVLTQMSQFWFETLDVPNHLITTDVAQMKLNGDVDLSQLEGRSTLARKTEVVPIECVVRGYLAGSGWKEYQQSQTVCGIKLPAGLNQASRLPEPIFTPATKAESGHDENIPFARMVEIVGQEMADLLRERSLAVYQAGAERALQHGIIIADTKFEWGVVDGEVILIDEVLTPDSSRFWPQDQYAEGISPPSFDKQFVRDWLEQSGWDKNSEPPMLPDEIVQKTRGKYIEAFERITGRKFAW